The Mesorhizobium opportunistum WSM2075 DNA window CCGACGCTCACCGCTTTCGACAAAAGACCGTTCCGGCGGCTGATGATCGCGCAGGACACCGGCTCGGCCATTACCGGGCCGGCGCGCGGCGATCTGTTCGCCGGTTCGGGCGATGCCGCCGGCGAGATCGCCGGCGTGGTGCGCAACGCCGCCGACTTTTTTGCGCTGGTGCCGCGCCCGCTGATCGGGGGCGCGCGATGAGTAGGCGCCCAGATAGGCTCAGCGAGGATGACCGCGTGCTGTGGAACCTGGTGGCGCGCTCAGCCAAGCCGCTGAAGGGCAGAACCGCCGTCGACATTCCAGACATTGCGCTGGAAGCCAGGCCGACGCCGTCGCAACCGGCCCAGCCCGCCACCAATGCCGCCGGTTCCGCAAAGCCGAAGGCACAGCATGTCACGCACCGCCTCGACGACCCGACGCTGGACAAACTGTCGAAGGGCCGGCTGCCTATCGAGGGCCGCGTCGACCTGCATGGCATGACGCAGGACGAGGCCTATTCGCTGCTGTTCTCGTTCCTGCACCGGGCACATGCCGGCGGCATCCGCTATGTGCTGGTCATCACCGGCAAGGGGTCGTCCTCAGGCGGCGACGGCGTGCTGCGGCGCGCGGTGCCGGCCTGGCTGTCGACGCCGGCATTCCGGCCGCTGGTCTCCAGCCACGACCATGCGGCCCGCAACCATGGCGGTTCGGGCGCGCTCTATATCAGGCTGCGGCGGGTGCGCTCGTGAGGCCCGAAGCCACGGGGCCGGGCGCATGACCCCGTTCGGCGAGAAGCTGCGGGCGCTCCGAAGCGAGCGCGGCGTCAGCCAGAAGGACATGGCGGCGGCGATCGGCGTCAGTGCGGCCTATCTGTCGGCGCTCGAGCATGGCCGGCGCGGCGCGCCGACCTGGACGCTGATCCAGAAGATCATCGGCTATTTCAACATCATCTGGGACGATGCCGAGGAGCTGGCGCGGCTGGCCGAGGCCTCGCATCCGCGTGTCAGGCTGGACACGTCGGGCCTGAGCCCGGCCGCCACCGAGCTCGCCAACCTTTTGGCCGAGAACATCGAAAAGCTCGACGAGGCGGAGCTGCGCAACATCACCGCGTCGATCCGCAGGGCGCTCGGCCGGCGGCCGTAGCGGGTTTTGTGGGGATTCCGCGGCGGCTGTGCATTCGTCTCGACGCAAAACAGCGCCCGCCGACAACAGCCGGCGGGCGCTGCAGCGAGATCAATTCTTGCCGGCAGTGCTGCCGCCGCCATTGCCGCCCCTGCCGCCATTGCCTTGATGGTCACGGCCACCATTGCCGCCGCCCAGGCATTCCGACGTGCCAGCGCCGCAACAGCGGCCGGCCCAAACGTCGTTGTTTTGCGTGTTGGCACAGCTTGGAACGGTCTGGCCAGCCAGAGCGGATCCGGCCAGGCCCGACAGCGCGACGGCGGCGAGGAGGGTGTTACGCAGAAAAGCAGTCATTTGAAGTCTCCATGTTTGGTTTCGGTTCACGGCTGTGTGTCGCCGGCCGGACCGAAATGGTTCATGGAGGTGCGGAAATTTTTGTAACGGCTCGAGGAACCTCCTCGCTTTCGTCATCCACGGGCGGAGCGGGAGCGAAGCGGACGCGCAGACCCTCGGATGACGAAGCAACGCGTGCGACCACCCAGGAGGGCCGCGAAACCTACTGCACCGACCCGACCAGGACCTGCTGGCCACCGCGGATCGAGACCCAGCGGCCGGTGTTGTCGATTGCCTGCCGCTTGAGGAAGCGATAGCCGGTCTGGTCCCATGGCCTGACCTTGTCGGTCAGATTGTCGAGCACATAGTCGCCCCCGTCGGTGCGCACCGTCAGCACGGCGTGCCCTTCGCCGTCGGGCTTGCGCACCACGGTCATCAGGAGGTTGGCCAGCGAGACGCCCATGCGGGAGAGCTGGCGGCGCTTTTCCAAGACATAGTCCTCGCAATCGCCGACGCCCCTGTCGGGATAGGCCCAGACCTCGTCCTTGCCGTAGATGTCCATGTCGCTCATCGGCTTGACGGCGGCGTTGACCCTGGAGGTGACATTGACCAGCTTGCGCATCAAGCCGTCGGTCAAGGCGGCGGGCGCCAGCCTGGGCGGACGGATCGAGCATTCACCGGGATGCAGCCTGCAGAAATCGTAGTGGCCGATCGGCTGCGAGGTAAGACCCCCCGTCGCCATTGCTCCGGCCGCCAAAGCCGGCGCCACCCAGCCTCCCGTTACTGCCAGCCCGGCTGCTGCCGCGCACGCGCGCAGCCTTCGCGCCATCGTTGAGGAATTCATTGTCCCCGCTCACCCTGTTGTTAACGAAAAGTTAAGGGCGATTTACAGTCCGTGTCAATTACGACGACGGTCTGATTTGCAGCATGGTTACCCGCGGGGAGGAACAGCGTCTATTGTGCAACAGAATCGGGCTTGTGGCCGGCCTTTGCGCCTATTGGTCCGGATTCCGGCGGCCGCCGCCGCTTTTTTTCGTCTTTTGAAGTCGTTGCGGAGGCAAAACCGGTCAACGGTCTTGCAGCGATTGCCTATCGCTTGGCGGTGCGGACCAGCTTCGGCTTGACCGCTACCCGGGTCTGGCGGCCATAGCTGGTGATGAAATCGACGATGCGCGGCACGATCTCGGAGCGGAAACGCGAGCCGTTGAAGACGCCGTAATGGCCGACCGCAGGCTGCATGTAATGCGCCTTCCTGTCGGCCGGGATGTTGACGCACAGATCCTGCGCCGCCTTGGTCTGGCCAAGGCCCGATATGTCGTCGTTCTCGCCCTCGACGGTGAACAAGGCGACGTTGCGGATGACGGACGGATCGATCCTCGTGCCGCGATGCGTCATCTCGCCCTTGGGCAAGGCATGGCGCACGAAGACGGTGTCGACGGTCTGCAGGTAGAATTCCGCCGTCAGGTCCATCACCGCCAGATATTCGTCGTAGAAATCGCGGTGCTTCTCGGCATTGTCGCCGTCATGCTTCACAAGGTGCATGAAGAAGTCCTTGTGGGCGATAATGTGGCGGTCGAGGTTCATGCTCATGAAGCCGGACAGCTGCAGGAAGCCCGGATAGACCTCGCGGCCGAAGCCCGGCACCGGCCAGGGCGCTTGCATGACGACATTGTCGCGGAACCAGTCGATGCCCTTTTCCTCGGCCAGCAGGTTGACCGCGGTCGGGTTGCGGCGGGTGTCGATCGGGCCGCCCATCAGGGTCATGGTCGAGGGCACGAAAGGATCGCCCTTGGCTTCCATCAGCGCCACCGCGGCCAGAACCGGCACGGAAGGCTGGCATACGGCCATCACATGCGTGTCCGGACCCAGCGTGTGCAGCATATCGATGACGTAGTCGATATAGTCGTCGAGATCGAAGCTGCCGTCCGACAGCGGCACCATGCGGGCATCGACCCAGTCGGTGATGTGGACATCGGCGTAGGGCAGCATGGCTTCGACCGTGCCGCGCAGCAGCGTCGCGTAATGGCCCGACATCGGCGCCACGATCAGAAGCTTCGGATCCGGCCGGCGCCCGGCGGGAACCGCGCGCTCGAAGCGGACGAGATTGCAGAACGGCTTCGACCAGACGGTCTTTTCGGCGACCGCGACGCTTTTCCAGTCGACCACGGTCTTGTCGAGGCCGAAGACCGGCTTGCCGTAGCGGCGCGTGGTGCGCTCGAACAGTTCGGCGGTTGCCGCGATGGAACGGCCCCAGGGCGTATGCGAAAACGGATTGAGCGGGTTGGAATAGAACAGCCGCACCGCGTCGGCGTAAAGACGCGCGGGCTGCAAGGCGGCGTGGTTCATTTCATAGAGCTGGTAGAACATCGAGAACCCCGCTGCTGCCACGACCGAAGGGACGACGAGCCGCGCCGAGCCTAAATGTCTCGCGGCGAAGTTAACAACTAATTGCTGCGATGCAATACGTCACGTGGCGTGATCTATGCCCTTCTTTCGTCCAAGGCTTGGGAATCGGCCCTGAACGGGGCGAGCCGGCTCAGTGTGCGGCTGCGAAGGCGGGTCTTGCTGGGCCCGGCCTGTGCCGGACCCAGATATCTCAAACGCGTGCCATGCAGACGGCGGTGTGGCCGGAGCCGATGAAGCCGAGCTGGCCGGCCGCGCCCTTCGACAGGTCGAGCACGCGTCCCTTGATGAACGGGCCGCGATCGTTGATGCGCACGACCACGCTGCGGCCGTTGTTCTTGTTGGTCACCCGCAGCTTGGTGCCGAAAGGCAGTGTGCGGTGGGCCGCGGTCAGCGCCGATGGGTTCATACGCTCGCCCGATGCGGTCCTGGAGTGCAGGGCATACCACGAGGCACGGCCACACTGAGCGGCAGCGGTCGCCGAGGTTGCGGAAGCGCCGACCATCAGGCCAGCAGCGATCGTTACCGCGACAATCGCGGTCTGTTTTGTGTTCTTCATATTTGGGGGAAGGCTCCGTTTTTGACAGACCCCAGCCGTTAGGTGCGAAATAAGGCAGGAAATGCGGCAGTCATCTGGCAGTTCCATGGCAAGAGCACACGTTTGGAGTCGCCGGGTAACAGTCTGTCAGGGATTTCTTGGCGAGATTTGATCAATTCGCGATGATCTTTTCGCTGCTATGCGAGATCCGTTTGACAATATCCGGGATTAATCTCCAAGTAGAAATCGTCAGGATTGAGCCACTTCCTTTGGCTCTTTCATCGTGGTCACGGCGCCACGAGCGATCGACTGGGAAAGCGAGATCCGTCAATGAGACCGACCAAAAATCTGCTGGCCAAAAATCTGCTGGCCTTGATCGTGCTGGCCATCGGCGCGCTGTGGTCGCTGCAAGGCATCGGCGTGGTCGGCGGCAGTTTCATGAGCGGCCAGTCGCAATGGCTCTATATCGGCATCGCCGCCATGCTGGTCGGCCTGGGCGGGCTGGTATGGGCAAACCGGCAGGGGTGAGTTGCGACGAAAGGGTCGACCCCCACTCCGTCGAGCTGCGCTCGACACCTCTCCCCCGATCGACGGGGGAGAGGAAAGGCGCGAGCTTACGCAGGCTGGCTCCTTTCCTCTCCCTCCGGAGGGGGGAGAGCGACTGTCTGGGGTGTCAAGTTGCATTTGCGAACTCGGCTCGCGCATCGCGTGCTTTTGCATTGAGGATGACGAGGAGTTTTCGGGCGAGTGCGATGCGGATGAGCATTTTGGACTTTCCGGCCTGTTGCAACCGCTGAGCGAACGCTTTGAGATGGGGATCGAACTTGGCCACGATGGCCGCGACGATGAAGAGGATGCCTCGCGGCCCGGCGCGTCCGCCGCGCACATGCCTGTTGCCGGCCCGCCTGCCGCTGTCATCTGCGATGGGGGCGAGGCCTGCCAGCTTAGCGATGGCTTTGTTGGAGATGAGGCCGATCTCAGGCAGTTCGGCCATCAGGCGGGCGACGGTGCGCCCGGCCACCCCCTTGAGCGAACGGAAGGCCCGCTCCAGCCTGGCCCACAGCGGATCGTCGTCGATCATCGAGGCAATCTCGCCTTCCAGCCGTCGTTGCTCGCGCTTGAGGAAGGCCAGCATGGCCTCGATGCTGGCGCATGTCTCGGCGTCGCGTGCGGCACTTCTGCGCTGCTTGTTGATGGTCGCATCGCCGACAACCTGGCAAAGCCGCGCAACCAGTGCGGCGAGCCGCTGCTGGGCAGCGCTCGGCGGTGGCGTGGGGACCGTCTTCTTGACTTCGCTGTAATGGGCGATGACAGCAGCGTCGATCCGGTCGGTCTTTTCCAGATAACCCATCGCCTCGGCGAAGCGACGCACGCTCTTGGCATTGACCACGCCGCACGGCATGCCATGCGCCCACAAAAGCATGAACCCCAGCCTCTCATAGCCGCCCGACGCCTCCATCACCGCCATTGCTGCGCCGTGGCCACGGCAGAACAGCCAAAGAGCTGCGATGCCCGTCGCGTCATTGGCGAAACGCTCTGCCGCACCGCCTGGCCAGACATGCGCGTCCAGCCAATCCTTCGAAACATCAACTCCACAAATGATCTTGTTCACGGTAACCTGCCTTGTGCGTACGGTTGGAACCAAGCGACTGTTCGGTCGTGCGTGACGAAGGCGAAGATCCCAAGCTCTCCCGCGGCTGTAACCTCAGGTGGTACGGGCGACTTCGCCAAGCCAAGGTCCGGGCGGCCGCCCGGACCTTGGCTCAATCGCTTCAATCCCACGAAATCGCTCTCGTGTAGATACAAGGTGGCTCGGCGAAGCCGAGACGGAGTGGGGGAAGCTCGCCAGTCGCGCAGCCGCTGCAAGACGGACCTAACCGAACAGCCGGTCAGCGCATCCTGCTCTCTCACTGCGACCAATATTGCCAGGCCCAGTAGAAACTTTCGTCGCGTGGCGGCAGGCGGTCGCGCCCGGACTGGAGCCGGACGGGTGCGGGCGAGCGGGGGGCGTCACGCCTGGCCTCCTCGTCATTGGACGCAAGGCCCAGCAGCCAATTGCCGAAATGGGCGAACAGCACGGCGGTGGAATGGGTCATCGTCGTTCTCCTTTCGCTTTTCATTCGCGTCCCGCCCACGGGACGAACACGCGCTCGATCCTGCGGATGGTGAATTCGAGCACGAAGGCGATGGCCGCGATCACCAATATGCCCATCACCACGACGTCGGTGACCAGGAACTGGGCGGCCGACTGAATCATGAAGCCGAGCCCGCGCGTCGCCGCCACCAGTTCGGCAGCGACCAGCGTCGACCAGCCGGCGCCGAGCGCGATGCGCAGGCCGGTCAGGATCGAGGGCAGCGCGCTGGGCAGGATGACGTGGCGGACCACTTGCGCATGCGTGGCACCCAACGAGCGCGCAGCGTTGATGCGCTCCTGCGAGACGCCGCGAACGCCGGAGGCGGTCGACAATGCAACCGGCGCCAGCATGGCGATGGTGATCACCAGGATCTTCGACGGCTCGCCGATGCCGAACCAGATGATGACCAGCGGCAAGTAGGCGAGCGGCGGAATCGGCCGCAGGAATTCCAGCAGCGGATCGAAGATGCCGCGTCCGACCGTGCTGATGCCAATGGCGAGGCCAACCGGCACGCCGACGAGGATGGCCGCGATCAGCGCGGCAAACACCCGGCCAAGGCTGGCGACGGCATGCTGGGCGAGCGTCGCGTCGACGAAGCCGTCTCGGATAACGACGATGAACTTGTTCCACACGGCGAGCGGCGAGGGCAGGAACACCGGCGACACCAGCTGCAGCCGGGCCGACAGCGCCCATAGAGCCAGCACCGCCAGGATGGTGACCGCGCTGACGATGCGGGCCGAGACGCCCGTCCGCTTCGGGCTCGGCCTGGACCACGGCACCGACAGGCCGTCGGCCTCCTCGATGCGGGAGCCGGGCCGCTCGCTGTAGGAGGAAATGGTCATGCCGTCTCTCCTTCGAAGATGGCGTCGGTCAGTTCGCCGCGCGCGGTGGCAAAGGCCGGATCGGCCTTGATGGCGCGGATGGACTCGCCCGACGCGTAGCGCCTGGAGAAGCCGGGCTCGAAGGTCCGCACCACGCGGCCCGGTCCGGGCGCCAGCACGACGATGCGGGTGGCGAGCACCAGTGCCTCCTCGATGCCGTGCGTCACCATCAGCACGCCGACATCACTTGCCGTCCAGAGATCGAGCAGCGTCGTCTGCATGCGTTCGCGCGTCAGCGCATCGAGCGCGCCGAGCGGCTCGTCGAGCAGCAGGAATTCGGGTTCGGCGGCGAGCGCCCGGGCCAGTCCAACACGCTGGCGCATGCCACCGGAAAGCTCCCAGATGCGCTTGTCGCCAGCGCCGTCGAGCTTCACCAGCGCCAGAAGCGCGTCGGCGCGCCGCGCCCGTTCCACCGGCTGCACGCCACGCAGCCTGAGGGCGAAGGCGACATTCTCGCGCGCGGTCAGCCACGGGAACAGCGCATCGTTCTGGAACACCACCGCCCGGTCCGAACCGGGCGCCGTGATCGGACGGCCATCGATCGTGGCCGTGCCGCGCGCCGGCGCGACCAGGCCGGCCGCGACATTCAGCAGCGAGGTCTTGCCGCAGCCGGAACGGCCGACGAGGACAACGAAGTCGCCCTTGGCGACGTCGATCGACACCCGCTCCACGGCTGGTGCCGGCTGGCCGTCATAGTGGACCGAGACCTTGTCCAGTACGAGATGGGGGTCGAGCACGAGATGCGGCATGGGTCCTCGCAAATTTGAGGGAAATCCGCCTGCCCCGAAATCCATTTCATCAGCGGTTTCGGGGCAGGCAACACGCAGCGTCGGGAAGAAGCGCGCGTGTCTGGTTGAGCGCTAGAGCAATTCCAGGAAAAGTGTGAAGCGGTTTTCCGTCCGGAATTGCGTCAAAACAAAGAGTTAGAGCAGTTCACCGTTTCCGTTAAACGGTGGGCTGCTCTAGTTCGAGGCCTGCGCTTCGGTGACGTATTTCGATGTCACGTATTTCGAATAGTCGGGCAGCACGGCGTCGACCTTGCCTTGCTCCTTGAGGAAGGCGGACGCCGCCGCGATCGCCTTGACGGTGCCGCCGCCGAGGAATTTGTCGGAGGCCTGCTCTTCCAATGTCGGGAAGACATAGCCCTTCAACAGCTCCGGCACTTCTTCCAGCTTGGCGCCGGTGAGCTTGGCGATCTTTTCGGCCTGCGGCGACGACGCCGACCAGGTGTCCGGCTTGGCGAGGTACTCGGCATAGGAAGCGCCGGTCACCTTGACGAAGTCGCGCACCGCTTCCGGGTTCTTCTCGGCGAAGTCGGTGCGCACGATCCAGGCGTCGAAGGTCGGCGCGCCCCAGGCGGCGACCTGCGAAGAGTCCACAACGACCTTGCCCGACGTCTTGATCTGGCCGAGCGCCGGGTCCCAGACATAGGCGGCATCGATGTCGCCACGCGCGAAGGCGGCGGCTATTTCCGGCGGCCTGAGATTGAGGATCTCGACCGATTTCGGGTCGACATTCTCATGCTTCAGCGCGGCGAGCAGGCTGTAATGCGTCGTCGAGACGAACGGCACGGCGACCTTCTTGCCGGCGAGGTCGGCGACCTTCTCGATGCCGGCGCCGTTGCGGGCGACCAGCGCTTCGGATTGCCCGATCAGGCCGACGACGAAGATGGTCTGGATCGGCAGTTCGCGGCCGGCCGCCGCCGCCAGCGGGCTCGAACCGACATAGCCGATGTCTACGGAACCGGATGCGACCGCGGCGATGACATCGGCGCCGGAATCGAACTTGCGCCAGTCTATTGCCGCCTTGGTCGCCTTTTCATAGGCGCCATCGGCCTGCGGCACCTTGGAGGGCTCGACCACCGTCTGGTAGCCGATGGTGATCTTGAGGTCCTGCGCCATGGCCGGACCGAGGAAGGCGGCGCCGGCAAGGGCCGCCGACGACAGGAGAAGGATGCGTCGCGAAATGGTGGACATCAAAGGGCTCCATGAAACACGAGAAAACCGGATTGCCCCATGATAGTCAGCTAATTCTATCGTTCTTGTAGAGTTAAATCCTTCCAACGAAGGCGGATTTGTTGGAAAAAAGCTATCGGTGGCGCGGTGCCGAAGCGGACATGGCGGCTGTGGCGCGCCCGTCGTCACATCGCGGCACTGCCTCGGGCAGCGAAATCATCGAACTTGAGCCGCCGCTGTCCACCGAACGGTGGACGACGCGAAATCCCTTTTGTGGTGGCCTACCGCCAATGGCGGAACGTTGGTTTCCCGCCTGGCAGCGCTAGCGGAAGTCATTGAACTTCAGTCAGCTGGACGTGGTGTCCGTAAAGAAAAAGGGTAGATGATGCCGATAGAAAATTTGTTAGCTGAATTTGCGCCCGATGGAAACGGAGGTTTAGTCGTAATATGCGAGCAACCCGGCGGAGGATGTATAGTAATACATCGTGTAGCTTCTGCTAGGGAAAATGTCGACTATTTCGTTTCACCAGACAAGAATGGCGCATTGTTTGCGGCAGATCTGGCTCAACTAACAGAGAACATCAACGAGCTATTTCGAAAAACGCAGGAAGCGAGGTTAGATAGGAACGCGAAGTTGGGAATACTATACACGCCAAGAGGCTGGATGCCGGTCTGGAAATATGAAAACTCGGATCACGCCCCACATCATAGGATAGAGCATAGGTTTTCCTACGATTCACTAAGCAATGAGGAAAAAGAAAAGCTCTTTTGGCTTGGGAGGCCTGAGTAACTACGGTGCGCTCGAGCAACGCTCTGCCCCTATGTTGGGGGCGAGCGGCACGCAACCCATCCACGCGCCGCCACTTACGTCTGTGAAGCGGAACTGTTCGGTCCCGCCGCACGCGCGAAGACAAAAATCTCATTGGAGATCAAGAAGGCGTCGCTGGCCAGC harbors:
- a CDS encoding Smr/MutS family protein, with the protein product MSRRPDRLSEDDRVLWNLVARSAKPLKGRTAVDIPDIALEARPTPSQPAQPATNAAGSAKPKAQHVTHRLDDPTLDKLSKGRLPIEGRVDLHGMTQDEAYSLLFSFLHRAHAGGIRYVLVITGKGSSSGGDGVLRRAVPAWLSTPAFRPLVSSHDHAARNHGGSGALYIRLRRVRS
- a CDS encoding helix-turn-helix domain-containing protein; its protein translation is MTPFGEKLRALRSERGVSQKDMAAAIGVSAAYLSALEHGRRGAPTWTLIQKIIGYFNIIWDDAEELARLAEASHPRVRLDTSGLSPAATELANLLAENIEKLDEAELRNITASIRRALGRRP
- a CDS encoding transglutaminase-like cysteine peptidase codes for the protein MNSSTMARRLRACAAAAGLAVTGGWVAPALAAGAMATGGLTSQPIGHYDFCRLHPGECSIRPPRLAPAALTDGLMRKLVNVTSRVNAAVKPMSDMDIYGKDEVWAYPDRGVGDCEDYVLEKRRQLSRMGVSLANLLMTVVRKPDGEGHAVLTVRTDGGDYVLDNLTDKVRPWDQTGYRFLKRQAIDNTGRWVSIRGGQQVLVGSVQ
- a CDS encoding polyhydroxyalkanoate depolymerase is translated as MFYQLYEMNHAALQPARLYADAVRLFYSNPLNPFSHTPWGRSIAATAELFERTTRRYGKPVFGLDKTVVDWKSVAVAEKTVWSKPFCNLVRFERAVPAGRRPDPKLLIVAPMSGHYATLLRGTVEAMLPYADVHITDWVDARMVPLSDGSFDLDDYIDYVIDMLHTLGPDTHVMAVCQPSVPVLAAVALMEAKGDPFVPSTMTLMGGPIDTRRNPTAVNLLAEEKGIDWFRDNVVMQAPWPVPGFGREVYPGFLQLSGFMSMNLDRHIIAHKDFFMHLVKHDGDNAEKHRDFYDEYLAVMDLTAEFYLQTVDTVFVRHALPKGEMTHRGTRIDPSVIRNVALFTVEGENDDISGLGQTKAAQDLCVNIPADRKAHYMQPAVGHYGVFNGSRFRSEIVPRIVDFITSYGRQTRVAVKPKLVRTAKR
- a CDS encoding septal ring lytic transglycosylase RlpA family protein; its protein translation is MKNTKQTAIVAVTIAAGLMVGASATSATAAAQCGRASWYALHSRTASGERMNPSALTAAHRTLPFGTKLRVTNKNNGRSVVVRINDRGPFIKGRVLDLSKGAAGQLGFIGSGHTAVCMARV
- a CDS encoding IS110 family transposase, whose amino-acid sequence is MNKIICGVDVSKDWLDAHVWPGGAAERFANDATGIAALWLFCRGHGAAMAVMEASGGYERLGFMLLWAHGMPCGVVNAKSVRRFAEAMGYLEKTDRIDAAVIAHYSEVKKTVPTPPPSAAQQRLAALVARLCQVVGDATINKQRRSAARDAETCASIEAMLAFLKREQRRLEGEIASMIDDDPLWARLERAFRSLKGVAGRTVARLMAELPEIGLISNKAIAKLAGLAPIADDSGRRAGNRHVRGGRAGPRGILFIVAAIVAKFDPHLKAFAQRLQQAGKSKMLIRIALARKLLVILNAKARDARAEFANAT
- a CDS encoding ABC transporter permease subunit; this translates as MTISSYSERPGSRIEEADGLSVPWSRPSPKRTGVSARIVSAVTILAVLALWALSARLQLVSPVFLPSPLAVWNKFIVVIRDGFVDATLAQHAVASLGRVFAALIAAILVGVPVGLAIGISTVGRGIFDPLLEFLRPIPPLAYLPLVIIWFGIGEPSKILVITIAMLAPVALSTASGVRGVSQERINAARSLGATHAQVVRHVILPSALPSILTGLRIALGAGWSTLVAAELVAATRGLGFMIQSAAQFLVTDVVVMGILVIAAIAFVLEFTIRRIERVFVPWAGRE
- a CDS encoding taurine ABC transporter ATP-binding protein; this encodes MPHLVLDPHLVLDKVSVHYDGQPAPAVERVSIDVAKGDFVVLVGRSGCGKTSLLNVAAGLVAPARGTATIDGRPITAPGSDRAVVFQNDALFPWLTARENVAFALRLRGVQPVERARRADALLALVKLDGAGDKRIWELSGGMRQRVGLARALAAEPEFLLLDEPLGALDALTRERMQTTLLDLWTASDVGVLMVTHGIEEALVLATRIVVLAPGPGRVVRTFEPGFSRRYASGESIRAIKADPAFATARGELTDAIFEGETA
- the tauA gene encoding taurine ABC transporter substrate-binding protein — encoded protein: MSTISRRILLLSSAALAGAAFLGPAMAQDLKITIGYQTVVEPSKVPQADGAYEKATKAAIDWRKFDSGADVIAAVASGSVDIGYVGSSPLAAAAGRELPIQTIFVVGLIGQSEALVARNGAGIEKVADLAGKKVAVPFVSTTHYSLLAALKHENVDPKSVEILNLRPPEIAAAFARGDIDAAYVWDPALGQIKTSGKVVVDSSQVAAWGAPTFDAWIVRTDFAEKNPEAVRDFVKVTGASYAEYLAKPDTWSASSPQAEKIAKLTGAKLEEVPELLKGYVFPTLEEQASDKFLGGGTVKAIAAASAFLKEQGKVDAVLPDYSKYVTSKYVTEAQASN